A section of the Bacillus sp. HSf4 genome encodes:
- the treP gene encoding PTS system trehalose-specific EIIBC component — protein sequence MGDFKQPVRQIVDAVGGVDNIAAATHCVTRLRFALIDESKVDQELLDQIDVVKGSFSTNGQFQVVIGQGTVNKVYAELVEETGIGESSKDEVKKASEKNMNPLQRAVKTLADIFIPILPAIVTAGLLMGINNILTAQGIFFSKSIVEVYPQWADLANMINLIAGTAFTFLPALIGWSAVKRFGGNPLLGIVLGVMLVHPDLLNAWGYGAAEQSGKIPVWNLFGLEVQKVGYQGQVLPILLASYMLAKIELFLTKRTPEGIQLLVVAPITLLVTGFASFIVIGPITFAIGNLLTSGLIAVFGKFAILGGLLYGGLYAALVITGMHHTFLAVDLQLIGSKLGGTFLWPMLALSNIAQGSAALAMMFIVKDEKQKGLSLTSGISAYLGITEPALFGVNLRYRFPFVIAMISSGLAGMYISSQGVLASSVGVGGVPGIFSIMAQYWGAFAIGMAIVLVVPFAGTYAYAKLKQK from the coding sequence ATGGGGGATTTCAAACAACCAGTGCGTCAAATCGTCGATGCAGTCGGCGGTGTGGATAATATTGCAGCAGCAACCCACTGTGTGACGCGCCTGCGGTTTGCATTGATAGATGAAAGCAAGGTTGATCAAGAGTTGCTTGATCAAATTGATGTAGTCAAAGGCTCATTTTCAACAAATGGACAGTTTCAAGTGGTGATCGGCCAAGGGACAGTCAATAAAGTATATGCGGAGCTGGTCGAAGAAACCGGTATTGGCGAGTCGAGTAAAGATGAGGTGAAAAAGGCCTCTGAAAAAAATATGAATCCTTTACAGCGTGCTGTGAAAACGCTTGCGGATATATTTATTCCGATTTTGCCTGCGATTGTGACAGCGGGATTGCTGATGGGGATCAATAATATTTTAACGGCGCAGGGCATTTTCTTCAGCAAATCGATTGTCGAAGTCTATCCGCAGTGGGCGGATCTCGCCAATATGATTAATTTGATTGCGGGCACGGCTTTTACTTTTCTGCCTGCATTAATCGGGTGGTCAGCTGTCAAACGCTTTGGCGGCAATCCGCTGCTCGGTATTGTGCTTGGTGTGATGCTCGTTCATCCCGACCTGTTAAATGCGTGGGGATATGGCGCAGCAGAGCAAAGCGGAAAGATCCCGGTCTGGAATCTCTTCGGTCTGGAGGTTCAGAAAGTCGGCTACCAGGGACAGGTGCTGCCGATTTTGCTTGCTTCTTATATGCTGGCCAAAATTGAACTGTTTTTAACAAAGCGGACACCTGAGGGCATACAGCTCTTGGTTGTTGCACCGATCACGCTCCTTGTCACAGGATTTGCTTCATTTATCGTGATCGGCCCGATTACATTTGCGATCGGCAATTTGCTGACATCAGGCCTGATTGCTGTCTTCGGCAAATTTGCCATACTGGGCGGACTGTTGTATGGCGGCTTATACGCGGCGCTCGTGATCACAGGTATGCACCATACATTCCTTGCAGTCGATCTTCAGCTGATCGGTTCCAAGCTCGGCGGTACATTTTTATGGCCGATGCTGGCGCTTTCCAATATCGCACAAGGATCAGCAGCGCTTGCCATGATGTTTATCGTCAAGGATGAGAAGCAGAAAGGTCTCTCTTTAACCTCGGGCATCTCGGCATATCTCGGCATTACCGAACCCGCGTTGTTCGGTGTGAATCTCAGATATCGTTTCCCGTTTGTGATCGCGATGATCAGTTCAGGGCTGGCCGGAATGTATATTTCCTCACAAGGGGTTCTGGCAAGCTCTGTCGGAGTCGGCGGTGTGCCCGGCATTTTCTCTATCATGGCCCAGTATTGGGGCGCATTCGCGATTGGGATGGCGATCGTGCTTGTGGTGCCGTTCGCCGGAACATACGCTTATGCTAAATTAAAACAAAAATAA
- a CDS encoding sodium:alanine symporter family protein — protein MDILLTWVQRISDWLWGPPLIVLLTGTGLYLTVLLKFFQFRYPLYIFKQTIASVGKKPKGEGTVTPLQALTSALSSTVGASNIVGVPAAIMFGGPGAVFWMWLIALFAMAIKFSESVLAVHYREKNEDGEFVGGPMYYITKGLRMKWLGVFFSVALIIELVPSIMVQGNSASVSLAQTFSLNRISAGIGIAFLIGLVVIGGIKRIGKVTELVVPLMAGAYVGAGLLIVLTNVSAVPAFFSLIFSNAFTSSSALGGFAGAAIAETVRWGFARGLYSNEAGMGTAPIAHAAAMTDHPVRQGFWSVIGIVVDTLLICTTTAFVVLSSGVWTGENALQNPAALTADAFRSYFGSGGEYFVSISLVFFVLSTITVIIFYGVKQAEFLFGKIAGHVLKLVYLAAIIIGAAGGAKVIWGFLDLALAFILFPNIIAVLLLSRKVRSLYDEFFTSEKYYLKDIGKQESVYETQQKVNNS, from the coding sequence ATGGACATACTGTTAACATGGGTACAGCGTATATCTGATTGGCTTTGGGGGCCGCCTTTAATTGTGTTGCTGACGGGGACAGGATTGTATTTGACGGTCCTGCTGAAATTTTTTCAGTTTCGTTATCCTTTATACATTTTCAAACAGACGATCGCAAGCGTAGGGAAAAAGCCGAAGGGAGAAGGGACGGTCACACCGCTGCAGGCCTTGACATCCGCTCTCAGTTCGACGGTCGGCGCCTCAAACATTGTCGGTGTGCCGGCGGCCATTATGTTCGGCGGTCCGGGAGCGGTTTTTTGGATGTGGCTGATCGCGCTGTTTGCTATGGCGATTAAGTTCTCGGAAAGCGTGCTTGCTGTTCATTACAGAGAAAAGAATGAAGACGGCGAGTTTGTCGGCGGACCGATGTACTACATCACAAAAGGCTTGCGGATGAAATGGCTTGGCGTCTTTTTTTCCGTCGCACTGATCATTGAGCTGGTTCCAAGCATCATGGTGCAAGGAAATTCGGCCTCTGTTTCATTGGCGCAAACCTTTTCTCTCAATAGAATCTCCGCCGGAATCGGAATTGCCTTTTTGATCGGCCTGGTTGTCATCGGGGGGATCAAACGGATTGGAAAAGTGACAGAGCTGGTGGTGCCGCTTATGGCAGGGGCATATGTGGGGGCGGGTCTCCTCATTGTCCTCACGAATGTGTCAGCAGTGCCCGCTTTTTTCTCTCTCATCTTTTCGAATGCGTTTACCTCTTCATCGGCATTGGGGGGATTTGCAGGAGCAGCCATTGCCGAAACCGTCCGCTGGGGGTTTGCCCGTGGCCTTTATTCAAATGAAGCCGGAATGGGCACAGCACCGATCGCCCATGCAGCGGCAATGACCGACCACCCGGTGAGGCAGGGCTTCTGGTCTGTCATCGGCATTGTCGTTGACACCCTGCTGATTTGCACAACGACAGCTTTTGTCGTTCTCTCATCAGGGGTATGGACAGGGGAAAACGCCCTGCAAAACCCGGCGGCGCTGACCGCGGATGCTTTTCGCAGCTATTTTGGCAGCGGCGGGGAATATTTCGTGTCGATTTCGCTCGTCTTCTTCGTTTTATCAACGATTACGGTGATTATTTTTTACGGGGTTAAGCAAGCCGAGTTTTTGTTTGGCAAGATCGCGGGACATGTGCTTAAGCTGGTCTATCTGGCGGCCATTATCATCGGCGCGGCAGGCGGAGCGAAGGTGATTTGGGGCTTTCTTGACCTTGCGCTTGCGTTCATTTTGTTTCCGAATATCATAGCGGTGCTGCTCTTAAGCAGGAAAGTCAGATCTTTATACGATGAGTTTTTCACATCAGAAAAGTACTATTTGAAAGATATCGGAAAGCAAGAGAGCGTTTACGAAACGCAGCAAAAGGTAAACAATTCTTAG
- a CDS encoding DUF1992 domain-containing protein has protein sequence MDFASIISEDKIKQAMKDGEFDNLPGMGKPLRKDEAQHVPEHLRMAYRIMKSAGMAGDEGALKKEMMTIDELIAKCTDENERERLMKRKTENQLKLDRLADKKGMFSKPASAFYKDKIYGRLGRS, from the coding sequence ATGGATTTTGCGAGCATCATATCGGAGGACAAAATTAAGCAGGCGATGAAGGACGGGGAATTTGACAATCTTCCCGGAATGGGCAAGCCGCTCAGAAAAGATGAGGCCCAGCATGTGCCCGAGCATCTTCGCATGGCATACCGGATCATGAAAAGCGCCGGTATGGCAGGAGACGAAGGGGCGCTGAAAAAAGAGATGATGACGATTGACGAGCTGATAGCCAAATGCACGGATGAAAACGAGCGCGAGCGTTTAATGAAGAGAAAAACGGAAAACCAGCTCAAGCTCGACAGGCTCGCCGACAAAAAAGGAATGTTTTCCAAGCCGGCGTCCGCTTTTTATAAAGATAAAATATACGGACGGCTGGGGCGTTCATAA